A section of the Candidatus Nomurabacteria bacterium genome encodes:
- the gatA gene encoding Asp-tRNA(Asn)/Glu-tRNA(Gln) amidotransferase subunit GatA has product MSYPEIDNAQLNAFLEVFADVAEQKRVQSGETGPLAGLKIAVKDNILIKGRISSSGSKILSNYIASYDATVIKKLREAGAVFVGRTNMDEFAMGASTENSAYGVTKNPHDLSRVAGGSSGGSAAVVAAGLADAALGSDTGGSIRQPASFCGVVGLKPTYGRVSRFGLTALASSLDQIGPIAKTVNMVEKIYQVIAGYDENDATSVDAKFFETKKDEKLKIGVPRHLLASGVDPEVLQNFEDTLKKLARLGHEVIDIELPAVKYAIACYYIIMPAEASTNLSRFDGLRYGLKKEGENLLDDYLQTRGTGFGSETRRRIILGTYVLSSGYYDAYYGQATRVRGFIKQDFVRAFQRVDAIALPTAPTTAFKIGEKANDPLQMYLADVFTSPANLAGLPAISIPSGKDSNNLPIGFQLIAPPWREDRLFALGLQIES; this is encoded by the coding sequence ATGAGTTATCCGGAAATAGACAATGCGCAGCTGAACGCTTTCTTGGAAGTTTTTGCTGATGTCGCGGAGCAGAAGAGAGTTCAATCTGGAGAGACGGGTCCACTTGCCGGCTTGAAGATTGCGGTGAAGGATAACATTTTAATCAAGGGAAGGATTAGCTCATCGGGGTCCAAGATTTTGAGTAATTATATAGCAAGCTATGACGCGACGGTAATCAAGAAGTTGCGTGAAGCGGGGGCAGTCTTTGTTGGCCGTACTAATATGGATGAATTTGCAATGGGAGCATCAACGGAGAACTCGGCGTACGGGGTTACGAAAAATCCGCATGATTTGAGTCGCGTGGCGGGTGGATCATCTGGTGGGTCAGCCGCGGTCGTTGCCGCCGGTCTGGCTGATGCGGCTCTTGGTTCTGATACCGGTGGTTCTATTCGCCAGCCAGCCAGTTTCTGTGGAGTAGTTGGGTTGAAACCAACCTATGGTCGCGTATCGCGCTTTGGTCTTACTGCCCTCGCCTCTTCTCTAGATCAAATTGGTCCAATTGCTAAAACCGTGAACATGGTGGAGAAAATTTATCAGGTGATTGCTGGCTATGACGAGAATGATGCCACGAGTGTGGACGCTAAATTTTTTGAAACAAAAAAAGATGAGAAGCTAAAGATTGGTGTACCTAGACACCTGCTCGCGTCTGGGGTTGATCCGGAAGTTCTTCAAAATTTTGAGGATACGTTGAAAAAATTAGCTCGTTTGGGTCACGAAGTGATTGATATTGAATTGCCCGCCGTGAAATATGCCATTGCTTGTTATTACATCATTATGCCAGCGGAGGCATCCACCAACCTCTCGCGCTTTGATGGCTTGCGTTATGGCCTGAAGAAAGAGGGAGAGAATCTGCTTGATGATTATTTGCAAACACGAGGAACAGGGTTCGGCTCGGAGACGCGACGGAGAATAATTCTGGGTACCTATGTTTTATCCTCTGGCTACTATGACGCTTATTATGGTCAGGCGACACGGGTGCGTGGTTTCATCAAGCAAGATTTCGTCCGAGCCTTCCAGCGGGTGGACGCGATCGCTCTTCCAACCGCACCCACCACCGCTTTCAAAATTGGCGAGAAGGCGAATGACCCACTGCAAATGTATCTGGCCGATGTTTTCACCTCTCCCGCCAATTTAGCCGGTTTACCCGCAATTTCTATTCCCTCCGGTAAGGATAGCAACAATTTGCCGATCGGTTTCCAGCTCATCGCTCCACCGTGGCGTGAAGACAGGTTGTTTGCCCTCGGCCTTCAAATTGAATCATGA
- a CDS encoding SET domain-containing protein has translation MDITNEFSFVLKPSQHGIGVFAVHKILKDTHLRLFGDNETLDLRSIARPKENVPNPFHSYCMERKGALICPEDFGRMHVGWYLNHSKNPNTRRDEDFKWYSSRDIEAGEEVLIDYNSLEEPDEAKEDYYKS, from the coding sequence ATGGATATTACTAATGAGTTCTCGTTTGTGCTAAAGCCATCGCAACATGGTATTGGAGTTTTTGCTGTTCATAAAATCTTGAAAGATACTCATCTTCGTCTTTTTGGAGATAATGAGACATTGGATTTGCGTTCCATTGCTCGTCCAAAAGAAAATGTTCCAAACCCATTTCACTCTTATTGTATGGAAAGAAAAGGTGCATTGATTTGTCCAGAAGATTTTGGGCGGATGCATGTTGGTTGGTATCTGAATCATTCAAAAAACCCGAATACCCGTCGGGACGAAGATTTTAAATGGTATTCTTCAAGAGATATTGAAGCTGGAGAAGAAGTATTGATTGACTACAATTCTCTTGAAGAGCCAGATGAAGCAAAGGAGGATTATTACAAATCCTAA
- a CDS encoding PCRF domain-containing protein, giving the protein MNKQEISQKIEELESEMQKAGFWSDKIRAQEVIKMVAEMKQDLLGGEKYDSGNAVITIFSGAGGDDAEDFSAMLLRMYQRFAEKRGFGMSLIHENQNDHGGYRNITFLMQGKGAYGILKNESGVHRLVRVSPFNAKQARHTSFSLVEVIPEMKKSELVKILPDDLKIEFSRSSGPGGQNVNKRETAVRIVHLPTGLSAHSGAERSQERNRERALQILSGKLYRRQEEEREAKEKGMYISKTTEIEWGNQIRSYVLHPYKMVKDHRSGVETNQVDKVLDGEIDLFLSQ; this is encoded by the coding sequence ATGAATAAACAAGAAATTAGTCAGAAAATAGAAGAGTTGGAGAGCGAAATGCAGAAAGCCGGTTTCTGGTCCGACAAGATTAGGGCGCAAGAAGTGATTAAGATGGTGGCGGAGATGAAGCAGGATTTATTGGGGGGAGAGAAGTATGATTCGGGTAATGCGGTGATTACCATTTTCTCCGGAGCAGGCGGAGATGATGCTGAAGATTTCTCGGCCATGCTATTACGGATGTATCAACGTTTCGCTGAGAAGCGCGGTTTCGGTATGAGTCTCATTCATGAGAACCAGAATGACCACGGCGGCTATCGGAATATCACTTTCTTGATGCAAGGAAAAGGGGCTTATGGTATATTGAAGAATGAGTCTGGTGTTCACCGACTCGTTCGTGTCTCACCATTCAACGCCAAGCAGGCGCGGCACACCTCTTTCTCGCTGGTGGAAGTAATTCCCGAGATGAAGAAGAGTGAACTGGTGAAAATTTTACCCGATGATTTGAAAATAGAATTCTCTCGTTCAAGCGGTCCGGGCGGACAGAATGTGAATAAGCGAGAGACGGCGGTTCGGATTGTTCATCTGCCCACAGGACTCTCGGCTCACTCTGGGGCGGAGCGTTCTCAGGAACGTAATCGGGAAAGGGCGCTTCAGATTCTCTCTGGTAAACTTTATCGTCGTCAGGAAGAAGAGCGCGAGGCGAAGGAGAAGGGGATGTATATCTCCAAGACGACAGAAATTGAATGGGGGAATCAGATTCGGTCTTACGTTCTACATCCATACAAGATGGTTAAGGATCATCGTAGCGGGGTAGAAACCAATCAAGTTGATAAAGTTTTGGACGGTGAGATTGATTTGTTTTTGTCTCAATAA
- the ftsE gene encoding cell division ATP-binding protein FtsE, translating to MIYFDKVSKIYPDSSVGLEEATFTVEPGQFVSIVGHSGAGKSTLLKMILAEEKPSAGKVFFNSLDIHELPPREVPELRRRIGSVFQDFRLLPNKTIFENIAFVMETAGRTDEEIAADVPHVLELVGLEHKIWSFPSQLSSGERQRVAIARAIVNQPELLLADEPTGNLDPINTFEIIDIMSKINALGTTVIMTTHNKGVIDSLGRRVITLEKGRITRDDKSGKYVL from the coding sequence ATGATTTACTTTGATAAAGTCAGTAAGATTTATCCCGACAGCTCGGTTGGTCTTGAGGAGGCGACCTTTACCGTTGAGCCGGGACAGTTTGTTTCCATTGTTGGTCATTCTGGCGCTGGCAAGTCCACCCTTCTCAAGATGATTCTGGCGGAAGAGAAACCATCGGCAGGTAAAGTCTTCTTCAACTCATTAGATATTCATGAATTGCCGCCAAGAGAGGTGCCAGAATTGCGCCGGCGTATCGGGAGTGTGTTTCAAGATTTCCGTCTCTTACCGAACAAGACCATTTTTGAGAATATCGCTTTCGTAATGGAGACGGCTGGTCGCACCGACGAAGAGATTGCCGCTGATGTGCCCCACGTGCTTGAACTCGTTGGCCTTGAACACAAGATCTGGAGTTTCCCGTCGCAACTCTCCAGTGGTGAAAGACAAAGGGTCGCAATTGCTCGGGCAATTGTGAATCAGCCGGAACTTCTTCTTGCCGATGAACCCACCGGTAATCTTGATCCCATCAACACCTTTGAAATCATCGATATTATGAGTAAAATTAATGCGCTTGGTACGACGGTAATTATGACCACACACAATAAGGGGGTAATTGATAGTCTCGGACGACGTGTGATCACGCTGGAAAAAGGTCGGATTACTCGGGACGACAAATCTGGTAAGTATGTTTTATAA
- a CDS encoding FtsX-like permease family protein: MLTTKLRRIAWSGFLNFFRTPVVALASVITLTVTLFVIGSLVLANAFFSASIAEVQRKVDISVSFKQDVEESRILEVKNSLELLPEVKEVAYSSREQELADFRSRNASNALELQLLDELGNPFGARLNIRAADPVHYESIAKFLDNESGSASNLAVIDKISFKRDVVDRLISLVRTAKRIGFATTLLFVFISLVVTFNTISLAIYISREEISLMKLVGASPNHIRGPFLVEGIISGVISALLALLLLYPATIWLRDITSSIYGGLNLATYFSSHFATLLGLLLVSGVILGVLASFMATRQHLKRQ, encoded by the coding sequence ATGCTAACTACTAAACTTCGTCGTATTGCTTGGTCGGGTTTCCTCAATTTCTTCCGGACACCGGTGGTGGCACTGGCTTCGGTGATTACGCTTACGGTTACCCTCTTTGTGATCGGCTCTTTGGTCCTTGCCAACGCTTTCTTCTCCGCCTCGATAGCGGAAGTTCAGAGGAAAGTAGATATAAGTGTATCGTTCAAACAAGATGTGGAGGAAAGCCGGATTCTGGAGGTGAAGAATTCTCTCGAACTTCTACCGGAGGTTAAGGAAGTGGCGTACAGTTCCCGAGAGCAAGAATTGGCCGACTTTCGTTCCCGCAATGCCAGCAATGCCCTAGAGCTACAGTTACTTGATGAACTTGGTAATCCTTTTGGTGCTAGGTTAAATATTCGTGCCGCCGACCCGGTTCATTATGAGAGTATTGCTAAATTTCTTGATAATGAAAGTGGTTCCGCCAGTAACCTCGCGGTGATTGATAAGATTAGTTTCAAGCGTGATGTGGTGGATCGTTTAATTTCTCTCGTCCGTACGGCCAAGAGAATTGGCTTCGCCACGACGCTTCTATTTGTCTTCATTTCGCTTGTCGTTACGTTCAATACAATTTCTCTCGCTATTTATATCTCACGAGAAGAAATTTCCCTAATGAAACTGGTTGGCGCGAGTCCGAACCACATCCGTGGACCTTTTCTCGTCGAGGGGATTATCTCCGGTGTTATTTCGGCCTTGCTCGCGTTGCTCCTGCTTTACCCTGCGACTATCTGGCTTCGAGATATCACTTCTAGTATTTACGGTGGTTTGAATTTGGCAACCTATTTCTCTAGCCACTTTGCGACCCTGCTTGGACTCTTGCTCGTTTCTGGGGTGATTCTCGGGGTGTTGGCAAGTTTTATGGCTACTCGACAGCACTTGAAACGACAATAG